From Rhineura floridana isolate rRhiFlo1 chromosome 12, rRhiFlo1.hap2, whole genome shotgun sequence:
AGGATTGCTTGAAGACAGGGCAGACAAGAGTTGAACATAATTTATGACTGACTCACCTTACAAATGCTTAGGTTACACTCAGAGACACAGTGTACCTCAGGCAATTCAACTTTTAGTTCAATCTTCAAAGGTTTCCCATTTGCATCTGTTCTGGTGGTGACTTCATAGGCTGGTGTGCACAAGTCCTCTGGCTTCTCTGTACTGGAAATCTCTTCAATGAGGCACGttttagagggcaccatgttctcCAATAGAGTACGGTCACTGCTATCTTTCTTTGTTACGATGTTTCTCAGTTGGTTGAGTGTCATTTCTTTCCAAGATGATTTTCAGATATGGGAGTTTTAGAAATATTTAAATGATCATGTAGCTACAGAAGCATCAATTACATGTCCTACCTGCCCTCATGCAATACTAGTAGGGCTAGAAGACAAAGGGGGATGTTTGTTGGCATACAAAGCTGAAGATCAGCCGCGTTCTGGGTCAGATCAAGAATCCTGTTAACCCCACTATGCAGTTAGGGCAGTTACTTGATTAAAGAGATCTTAATCATACGAGTTTTTCAATTAAATTTGGGTAAACTTTAATTGTTTGTAAGCAATATGCATATTCTGGTTTTAGATGATGCATACAACTGTCAAAGCAGACATCTTAGAAGGGCCACTTTGTTAAAGAAAAGGGGGATGCCTCAGCTGCAGTTTCTTACAAATActtgcataaaaatgtatttaaggaGGTGCTCTTTTGAGTGTACCCAACTTTTTTAATCTATTCATTTTACAACTGATTAAACATTGCCGACCTAGTGTTCCTCATAAATACATAAGAATATACTGAGGCATGCTCAAGCCAAGATGGCTTTTGTGAGTATCTCTTAATGCGGGATATGACCTACATCCTAAACAGTGGTGTGAGAAACATATCATCACATCATGTTTCAGTCCAGGTAATGATTTGGAAGGTTATTTACCTTTCCTCAGGTTCTTCTGGGACACTGGTGCCTGCTCTCTCCTTAAGCTCTGTCTCATCCTTTCCAGGCTTCCCTTCAGTTGAAATTTCACAATAGTATAGGAGTGGAACAGAGTCATGTTGTAATGCTCCTCAATATACTTAAGGGATAGGCGTATCAATTGATCCTTCATTGCTCGGTCATTCTTTCCCTTCTCAAAAACAGATGGATTGTATGCAATATCAATGACACTGTAAAACTCTAGAAGAACAATTTGTTTAATTATTGCCACAtcatgtacaccttgttgcagaaGACAATGGGGGTATAGACAAACATGAGGGAtagaaacttgttttttaaaagcacaaactTCCATTCTCAAGATGTGAGATTATACTTTATTTGGCCTTTCTGGTTAGAATGCATGTTGCTTTGCTACTCTTATCAGCTAAGACTCTTTGGTTTATAATGTTCATTGCTACCATCTTCACCCCATTGTAAGCTAAGCCTTCTGCAAGAAGCAAAGCTGACCTGATTTGTCAGATACCTCCTCCATTTTGCCAGCCCTTAATGGCACTGGGTCAGATGGTGACTGGGGTCCTGGAATCCGATTCCACCTGCAGAGGTTAACGAACAATGATTTTTCAGTAGGATCCTGCAAAAAGAATACAAAACCAGTTAATTTTGGATACTTCATTACCCTTCAAGAAGGCATGAACTAGCAGTCAAACCCTGGTTTGCATTCTCTGGCGTTTCTGGTTTTGGATATAGACCTCCTTGTGTTTTTGTGTTAACTGAAAAAGATTATAATTGCATCTGTTATGTTTTATCCACATTGTTTcctattctaaataaataagaaatagatattcaggaaaaataataaaatcagaagCTTGCAATGAGTAAACAATGCAAATTAAGTATACACATGCATATTGCATCTGCCGGGCTAGCAGatgaaagatttgttaaaaatgCAGAAACATTTTGATGTCAGACCTTTTTTGCTGCACAGCTATTTAACAACATACCAGGATGCGGGCCTCCAGGCACATGTATGGCTCTGCAGGAGCATAATACTGCTTTGCATCCTTTAGCTGCTGCTGCATGAACTGGTGGTAACTCTCAGGATTGCTCTTGGCCATGTCATCCAACATCGTCCAGAGCTGGGATGCTCTTGCCAGTGTGTCCTCTGCGTCACAAAGGCCCTCCATTATTGCCTCTTCAGCAGTGGGCAGCTGCAGCAACACAAGGCAGCGGGAGAGGAATGCTAGGTGCTGACGGTGCTTTATAGCACTCTTCTGTGGCAGTGCTAAAATCTAAttgggaagaaggggggaaatgatTTTGGCTGTTATTTGAGAGTTTCTAAAGTCTCTTTCAGCACCAGCCTCAGCTCCTCTAAAGAAATGGGTAAATTAATGAGCTCATCTCACCTAGCTATCTCTTGTGGTGCTGGGCACCtgtcttccctaacctggtgcctgccagatgttttggactacagtcagACTCGGGTGGATAAGCTTTgaattccaaaacatctggagagcaccaggtatGGGAAGACTGCTTTAAAATTGATGGGCATGAATGTAACAGATGTGCCTTTTCCAGCCACTGTTATACAGATGAAGAAAATGTCCATCTCTTGAAAGATGATGTGACAAAAAGTAGTTAAAAGAATGAATCAGGACGTCTGCACTTTTAGGCCACCCAAttcctaaggctgcagtcctatccaagcctacctgggagaaagccccattgaacactgtAGAACGTAACCAGTAATACAATCTGAACAAATCTAAAAACAGCACACAAAACCATCTCATTAAATGTTGCAAGTGTAGCTGAGAAAGGGAACATGAGGTTTCAGTCTGGTACACACCAGTGGGAAATAACTCTCATgacctcagtggggcttacttctgagtagacatgcacaagaCTGTGCTGTGAGAAATTTTGAAAAGCAGTATTAAAAGGCAAAGGCACCTCTGCTTACCTGGAAATAAATCTCATGGGGGGGAAATTGACATTTTTCTGAGTAGAAATATAAAGGATTGTTTCtcgtaagactgcaatcctacattcatttatctgggaataaggctgcaatccaatacatgcttacctgagagtaagtcccattgaaccttacttctgagaagacatggactgcagcctaaatatgTTGGATTTAGTGGAATTTACTTCAGGGTAGACATGCAAAAGGTTTCACTCCAAACAACacaggatgcttgcctgttttaTTCTGGGTATTTCCAACCATGCACTgggcttcccctcctgcctgaaaaccaagAAAATTAATGAGCAGCCCTGATCCCACACCATGATTGtgcaagagtaaatcccattcagtttgtACTTGAAATTTAACCTGAAATTACACCCAGAGATTGGGCATGGGGGAGTAGAGGCATTTTGCACGTGTAAAAAGACCTAGAGAAATGTAAAAAAGTAATACGATGGAAGAAGCAATAAGATCAGAAAATCACTCATCATAAAACAATTCAgtttttgcattgcatttttgtattgttCAGTAACCTTGAGACTCTCTTGTAGGAGACGGTGAACAAACttcttattaatattatttattaattttatatcccgcccttcctcccagaaggagcccagggcggcaaacaaacactaaaaacactctgaaacatcttaaaaacagactttgaaatatattaaaacatcttttacaaaacaactttaaaagcatcttaaaaagcaattccagcacagccgTAGACTGGGAGAAGacctctacttaaaatgcttgctagaagaggaaggtcctcaggaggcgccgaaaagataaaactATCGTCGTAATTATACTATAAAACTTACTCACCCAACCTACGCGCTCGTGTCAGCCGATGCCGTGTCCATGGCAACCGCCGGAAGCAGGAAAAGTGGTTCCCACCGGAAGCGAAAGCTCCGCGTCCCTCTTCCCCCGGCTCCGCTCGCCCCACGCCTTCCGGGTTCTGGGGCCTCACCATTCTCAGCCCGGAGCGCGCCACTCGCGTGTGGTGGAGATCCCGGGCTGGCGCTGCCTGGAGGCGGGAGAGCAGCCTCGTAGCAAAGAGAAGAGTTTCCTTCGCAGGGAAGTCCGGGACTCGGGTCGTATGAATGGGTGCTGGCCTGCGACTCGCGCGCTGGGGAGACTCGCAGATTGTTGGTAAGAAGGATGTTTTGGCTCTGTTATGTTTTACCCGGGTCTCTTTCCGAGGGAGTCAGGGTGATGCACGAAGCTCGGTCGCGGTCTTCTTCCCCTCCTACTCctgttttatcctcgcaacaaccccgGGAGGCTGGGAGACGATAACTGTCCCAAGATGAGCTTCGTGGGTGGGTTTTTCCCCACGATCCCGGGTGGTGTACCGTGCCCCCTTTACAAATACCCATTCACTGAGCCGTTTAGCCAGTATCGGCTTGAAGGGAAATGCACGCACATGGAACTCCTGTGCCACTGCACGATTTCAAAGTAAAATCGTTCCAAAATGGTTTTGGCTAATTAATTAATCCGGAATCGCGCTTGCCCATTTCTTTTGCAGTTGGTATCGTGGATGAAAATTCTCTGCGTGTTGTTAAGAAACTTGGGCACTTCTTATGGCAGAGGCGGGGAGTTGATGGGCCTTAAAAACTTACTCAGAAGAACAAAAGAGCCTTgcacctggatcaggccagtggcccatctagttcagcgtcCTCTTCTCAAGgtcgccagccagatgccccttctgggaagcccacaagtaggtcctaagcgcaacagcactctcctcacttgtgcgtCCCAACAGCTGTTATTCAGAGGTGTACTGTAGTTATAACTAGTAGCCCTGGACAGTCTTTTGATCCTCTAAGTTTTTCTCACTCCCTTTACATGCCATCTTAGATGGTGGCCTTCACAACCttttgtgggagggaattccagagtttaattatgtgctgggtGAAGAAGTTCTTCTTTATCTggcctgaatcttctaacattcagcacgaccagtggtcagggatgatgggaactataatccagcaacatctggagccacacGTTTCATGTTTCTGCTTTATTTGTAGAATTGTTAAAGGGCAGCTACATTGCATCAAGTGCTCTGCAGTACCAACGTTCAGACACCAAGGCAGCGGTTTCTCTTTCAATGCTGGACCTTTTACTTAAATTCAGAGGCATTTTAGTGGCATTTCAAAGGACAGAATTGTTCCCAAAGTGTGCAAGGAGGACCAAGGGTCTTATTCAGCTAACTTCTCTtcagaataaacccactgaaattaatggccttaagttagtcatgtctatttgaTGGGTCtattgagtaggactaacattagatAAAAGTCACAGCCACCCCTGGAATAACTTGGTAGCTGTGGGTAATGAGCATAAATGGAGAGTGAGTGATGGATTAAGAGAACCAGTTTCATATCACTTTTATTCTTCTGTGCATTTTGCTATTGGATGCACAGCCTGTTGTTTCTAAATATATGgcccctgtgacgtccttccctggttctccgtcaggttcccacctgcttgtggctactgcctttcactaggcaccaccagggacaccaccagtcaggaccgtcctttatatggtttctcactccgctctagcacagatctcactagatcccactgctaggcaccaccaccagtcacttcctgtaaccagtactcccagagactttgcctaagcctctctatagcttgttactttgtgactgtgtgcctatgctgttcccaacccccttgtatctttatatataaagcatacaactctgggttgctctggatacttggcttgttacaatatctcccttcactgctgccaccattagatactgtttctgttcagccttggtaattaccttgccctcccttttggtctgtatattcccccagccaaggatcaggcctttggtaaaccaaataagtatttatttactaacaggaaataacaagattactttaggaatgtttcacaagcgcatggtttcatatatggtcactctttatgtttttgTTCATATattatatactctttaaatatcagccaaatacaatccaaacttccctcagaactctgccaaccaaccctcaccaactcccccatcactcacaaacctccatttataccttcagccactcagccagccagccagtcagccaatcatcatccagcatacttcagtttctcacccatgtactccccctttctctctgtcaattaccatacatcacctaatagacccgcacttaccatatttacagatgcttaacctacaggaacatcacagcccccaTCTCCCCCAAATTGCTAGCTGATGTGTTTGAAGTCTAGGAATGTTGGAGTCTCT
This genomic window contains:
- the PIH1D2 gene encoding PIH1 domain-containing protein 2, which encodes MEGLCDAEDTLARASQLWTMLDDMAKSNPESYHQFMQQQLKDAKQYYAPAEPYMCLEARILDPTEKSLFVNLCRWNRIPGPQSPSDPVPLRAGKMEEVSDKSEFYSVIDIAYNPSVFEKGKNDRAMKDQLIRLSLKYIEEHYNMTLFHSYTIVKFQLKGSLERMRQSLRREQAPVSQKNLRKEMTLNQLRNIVTKKDSSDRTLLENMVPSKTCLIEEISSTEKPEDLCTPAYEVTTRTDANGKPLKIELKVELPEVHCVSECNLSICKDDVLIECPTKYKLHLDLPWSVNEEATAATFYKRKRVLLISMPVCQ